Proteins from a genomic interval of Uloborus diversus isolate 005 chromosome 4, Udiv.v.3.1, whole genome shotgun sequence:
- the LOC129220756 gene encoding uncharacterized protein LOC129220756, whose translation MDKTSAIVLTGNNWNLWKFQMKIILESKGLFEAINGDFPVEVDTEDENDYLEKLAEYRKKDLKAQEVIVSRVEEGPMAHIITCENANAMWNKLCSVYEHKSEVSIYMLQKKFFNYSHDGKDLSLYISGLEEIRTKLKQYKENISDHMFMTKVLMGLPQEYQHFISAWESVPVENQSINELVSRLSIEEERMKNMSRKTETALASKKILTLETIKLLNKLKEEDQNAIENCLPG comes from the coding sequence ATGGATAAGACAAGTGCGATAGTGCTAACAGGAAATAACTGGAACTTATGGaagtttcaaatgaaaataattttagaaagtaaAGGGCTTTTTGAAGCTATTAATGGAGATTTTCCAGTTGAAGTTGACACAGAGGATGAGAAtgattatttagaaaaattagCTGAATATAGAAAGAAAGATTTGAAAGCTCAAGAAGTAATTGTGAGTCGAGTAGAAGAAGGTCCGATGGCTCATATTATCACTTGCGAAAATGCAAATGCTATGTGGAATAAACTGTGTTCAGTTTATGAGCACAAGTCAGAAGTGAGCATTTATATGCTACAAAAGAAGTTCTTCAATTATAGTCATGATGGAAAGGATTTGTCTTTGTACATATCTGGACTTGAAGAAATTAGGactaaattaaaacaatataagGAAAATATCTCCGATCATATGTTTATGACCAAAGTCCTTATGGGCTTGCCTCAGGAATATCAGCATTTCATCAGTGCTTGGGAGTCAGTACCAGTTGAAAACCAATCAATTAATGAACTGGTAAGTAGACTGTCGATTGaagaagaaagaatgaaaaatatgtcCAGAAAAACAGAAACAGCTTTAGCAAGCAAGAAAATTTTGACACTAGAGACAATCAAGTTGTTGAACAAACTGAAGGAGGAAGACCAAAACGCGATAGAAAACTGCCTGCCTGGTTAG